From Zea mays cultivar B73 chromosome 3, Zm-B73-REFERENCE-NAM-5.0, whole genome shotgun sequence:
GTCTCAGGCAAATGGAGAAAAACAGTTAAACTACCCCCCTCCCCGAGTAATCATTTTTTTCAACGCCAAATTCAGCAGTGCCTACTGACAAAGCACTAGGAAAACACATCGATTTTTTTCTATTGTACCTCCAACGCAGTTCATCGGGGTAGTACTACTACTAGACCACTTTACCATGCTTCATTGTTCTCACAAGGACGGCCATGTGACTATGCCCATCGATCTTATGTGGTGAGGCCGTGAAAGTGAAACATCTACCAACTGTCCTCCAACTGGGTACCCCATGTAGTGGTCCAAAGTCCAGAGCACTATAGATCATGGCGTGGATGTGTGGTGATGAAGGTACGACATAAAAAGATAGGCATGGACCTCCACGGCACTGGGCCATCCTCTGAACAAGTTATTTGACCCTCGCGAACAGGGTTCAATGAGCGCTCTGCAGCAGTATGCAAAGGTCAGCTGTGCCTTGCTGCTCCCTCTAGATCTGAGTTTACTACAGCAGCCCGGATTTCCTTTTGACTTTGATCTCGCCCTTTAGCGGTGGTGCCATAAATAAAACACCTATTGAAAGTGAGTAGGCGCGTGTTTCAACTTTAAAATAATTAAAAAAACCATGGATTTATTTGTGTAAACTACGTTTGTATGTGTGTGTTGCATTGTTTCACATCCAGCAGAACGTCTTTCTCAGCTTGCAAGGCAGCTCACTTTACTGTCACCACCCATTTTGAAACACAAAAATACATCACATGATTCGCATCAGCAAGTGCGAGCCTTAATAAGTGGATGAACTGCAAGAGCGAGCTCATGCAGTATATAGCAGAGAGAGATGAAAGATTTGGTCCACTTCCGTTTTGGGGCAGAGCTGGCACAAGCAACAGGGCGCGAAATTTTTACAGCTCAGCGGTTCACATTTTTTGTCTGAACTCAGTATGCCCATAACTGCACTGTGTTTGAAGCTACCTAGTATCTGGTTGATCCTCGCTGCCTGTGAACAACCATTTAGAAAGATGTTACTGTGCTTAGGAAAGGAGGAGGATCATCGCTTTGCAGTTTGCGGAGCGCCTCCCCCCTAAGGCCTAAACCCAACCAAGTGCACAAAGTAACGTTCTTGTACTACATCAGACAGGCAAACACTAGTGCCAACACTACTTTTCCGCTACCCTCCTAAATTGTTTTTTTGCAGAGTATGCTCGTAAGCTCAACAGTCTGTCAAGAGAACGGAGCTGAAACCCCCATTTTTCTCAGCCGGTGAGATCTGGCGCGGAGGCAGGCAGAAGACAACCGCCCTCGAAGCTCTGGCTGAAGATTGCGCAACGATGCGAATCGAGCCGGCTCCAAATGAGCGGTTGCGGCAGCAAATAACACATTTAAGAGCAAAACATCGGTGAAGCAAGCATACCATCCTCCACCGGAGCCGCCGAGGCCGGGCGGACGGGCGCCGCCAGGAGAAGCAGGGCCAGCAATGCAAGTCTCTTCCTCGCCGAATCTGCCTCCATCTCCTCGCCCCCTCCGCGCTCCCTCGCAGCTCACCTCCCTCCAACCCAGAGCACAGGCTGCAGGGGACGGGGTGCGAGCGAGACTCGGAGTCTCGGAGACTGGAAAGTGAGACCGGGCTGGGCAGCGGGGACTCCGGGGAGATAGGAGACAGAAGGGCACTGCGCTAGACGCTGGTTGCTGCCAAGCCCGAACGGCGCCGCGTCCTCCTCGTCTCGTCTGGAGGCAGCTCTGCTCTGCCCGTCCCACGCCCACGCCCTGCTTTTTATTTTGGGGTCATACGCTGGTGCCTGGGCCCTGGTGGTGGTGGCGATTCCCTTTTCCTTTGCCACTCTCTCTGCTAATATTCTATATCGAGACTAGATAAGTGACCGTCCGTTACGACGGGAAGTaaaaaaattatataaaacaTATATCATGCTAAAGGAAGATCTTGGTAGGATCATTGGGGTCAACATATTTTATCATATATCAAGTGTTTTGCCAATTCAGTTAACATATATCAACTCACGTATGACATATCCTATCATACACATTGGCAGAAAATAGCTATCACAACACAATTGATGGTAAAAGTAAATATATCTATCTCTACTAATATTAAAAGGAATAACATAGAGATAGGAAGTGTTATCACTTTTATCATGTATTTGTCCCATGAATCGCTTGAACTGATGCTGACAAAATACAACATGTTTATTCATTACTTTCAGGATCATCTCACTCCGAAATGTCTAAAACACGGGCACATGAGGATGAGACAAATGGAGAATACATATGTGCCTAGCTCTTTTGAGTACTTGTGAATTGTTAAGCATAGTTAGGTGCCCATGTGTTGCATTTTTTTGAACTTCTCGTCCAAGGTAATTGTATATCAGCATAATCAGTTTGATGGGCTCCAGGATGTGTATCACCACAAATGTTTTTAAGTATTTCTATGTACCAACAAAGTTGACTGAAAATATCTCTATCTTTATATATCCTTGATATACTGCAAATGGCAAGCTTCGACATGGTATATATTGCAAGATGAAGTGTGATTTGATTCGAGTGAGCTTCCTGTTGGTGGTTTCTATATCCTTCTGGAACATAATGGAAACAGAACAGAATGACCTATAGGATGTCAATGACAGTTTAACTCAACCAAATGATTAGTTATGAAACCAAAAGGTCTGACCAATCAGGACAACAGGAAGTGACAAATAGAACCATATTTGCAGACGTAAATGTGCAAAAGAAAAAATAATGATAGATCCCTCCAAACTTATGTGTCGCTAGTGTAATGGACAAGGGGTCACAATTCACAAAGACTAAAGGTAATAAAAGAGGCCTAACTTTTGAGGTAAAAATCAGCAAAAGCAAGAAACTAAACTACAACTATAAGTGTGAGGTCAGAAGCAAGACACGTTCTCCGTTCTCATGGCCATGTTGCAGGTCGAGTAGATTGATGCAGCGGCGGCTTACACCGCCCACTCGCTCTCAGAAATATCTGGGTTCTTCAGCTTCCTGATGACATATTTCAGTTAGACACTTGCTCAAGCATTGAGTGGAATGGATAAAGCAAGGAAAGGCAAACCAATTTTTGGTCAAAATGTCATGATGAACTAACCATAGCTCAGCCATAGGTCCTAGCAGAGGAGCTTCACAGCTCATGTGTTTGAGGCCTTTATCACAATTCGATTGCATTTCTTGCACTTGCTTCAATCGGTTCTCCTGCAACAAGTATTAGGCAATCAGATACTCCGGTCATTCATGTATATACTCTATGAGCATATACATTTTACAAGTAGTATGAATATGGCTATGTACCAATAAGAACGATGATTATATATACAAATCATTGTGATCAGGAAAAACACACTATAGATAGCAGATAGATAGCAGTTTAATGAACACCAAAGTTATAAGGTCAAGTTGATTAAACTTTCATGCAATAAATATTTTGTTGATTGCAGATAGATAACAACATTGTAAATTTGAACCCATTTAAACTCAAGAATAACTGAAAGATCAAGCATCCGAATGTCTAATAAAACCACTCATTAAAGTTCAGATCCATAAATACGAGTGAACGTTAACAAACTAACCCTTATGAAGCATAAACACTAATTTATATAAGTCATACATAACTATAATGAGCACAAATAAAGGGACATGCCAACAACAGGAGTAACAATGTAGACTATGGTAAATTAATAATTTTTAGGACCACAAAACATATCTGAAATTTCCAGTCTCCAGTTATAAGGTCAAGCTGATTAAAGTTTCATGTAATAAATATTTTGTTGATTGCAGATAGATAACAGCATTGTAAATTTGAACCCATTTAAACTCAAGAATAACTTGTATGTGATTTATGTGTTAATTGACCATGATAAAGTGTTAGCATTAGTTATGTAATCATAGTGTCCCATCCCTGAGTGTCCGTTGGTTTAGATTTTATTTCCAGCTGAGCCAATGAACAGTTAATACTTAATAGCGCCATAGCGGGATGTTGTGTTTATAATCTATATGTGCAGTAAAACAACATAAGGTAAATAGGTCAAACAAACACAAGGCAGTGAAGTTTACCATGTTTCAGTTGTTTGATATAATGCTAACACTTTAGCATTATATCAAACAACTGAAACATGATATGTTGACACTACATAGTGTCAACATAAGGCAATTTTGAATGATAACATAGACCattaaattggtttcacaataagTACAGATGAAAGTAAGTACAGTAGCAACAAGTTTTACCTGGAAAAGGTGCAGCATAAAACCATATCCAGGCTCACACTTAACAGTGGAACCAGGCTTGACCTCGAGACCTGCAAACATCGAAATTCATTGGCATCACGTGCTATAATAATAAGACACTAAATAAACAGAACTCGTTCATGTACGATTTCAATCATTTAATCTACTCTTTCCTAACACACTGGGCAAAATCACCATGACCATACTGATCATCACACATAACAGATTAAACATGATATCAGTGCTACTAACCAGATCACACCATTACAAAGATCACATTAAACAGATTAAATATAATCATTGCAGGAGTGCCATCTTGATCACAGTCAACACATAGTATTAAGAAAATGGGCACGACAATAGCCTAACACATGACAGTTCCTTCACAGGAATTTCCACGAACACAAGGCACACACCAGCAAATCGACCAACTACACCCGAAGTTTCCAACTAACAGCATAGAGGAATTGATCAACAAAACAGCGACGCCCCTTTTAGAGATGGAAAGGGGGTTAGGGTTTAAACGTTCCTGGTCGCCGCACTGGCCACCGGGGGCTCACTTGGCCAGCATCTGCGCGGCAACCGCCTCCTGCTGCTGCTGGTAGTTGATCCGGCGGCGGAACAGCATGATGTGCAGCTCCGGGCGGTGGATCACGTAGTGCACCCACCCGCGGCTCTGCTGCACTCTGATTGCGTGCCACTCGTTCTGCAAAGAAGAGAAGGGGGAAAATTCCCACACCAAAAAAATCATCTAGGCATCAGATAACCAAACCAACAGGGCAATAACGCAATCAATAGAAATGCAGGTGGAACTGCAGGCGTTTACCTCAGATAGGAGGCGGTTCTTGAGGAGGAGCTTGGTGACCTCGGGCGGGAGGACGACGTGCCAACGCGGAGAAAGGGGTTAGGGTTTGCCACCCACAGCGGACGGAAGATACGGGAAAAGGTGCACATCGTGGCGGCGAGGGTTTCGTGCTTACCTGTACTCGTAGGTGTCGTCGAAGTACTTCTCAGAGTACTGGATTTGACCCATGTCCACCAACGCTTCTCGATCAACTCCCCTATAGAAAGATTCCCGGATTTTCAGAAAACCACCTACCGGATCGAACAGAAACCAGCACAAATCCACGATTCATAGAGGGACGTTTCGCGGAGTCACGGAGTCGCGGAGAATACGAGAAACCGAAGGAGTTGGGGGTGGGGAGAAGAGGGGAGGCGATGCTCGTAGTACCTTGGAGCAGATGCGGTTTTCCCCACCACACGCACAGAGCAGATACTATTAACACGCACAGAGCAGATATGGGGGCGACAGCGCGGGCGGCTGCGctgcgcgggcggcggcgcggggaaggaggcgggggcgcgggcggctgTGCGTTGCGCGGGGAAGGAGGTGGGGGCGGCTGCGTGGGGGCGGCTGCGCGCATGTCGGGGATGGAAGCGGGGGCGACTGCGGTTGCGGGAGTGGGATTGGACGGTGGGGATAGACGCAATCGGACGGTTGGGATACAGGCAGGGGCACGGTTGTGCCTGGTCTACACTATCGTCTTAATGATTAGTAGAGACTAGGATATATACGGTCAGAATAAATCATTTCtcgtttttatttttatatttttGATTTGGAAACGGATTTGGATTCAGAATGGTTGGAAACGGGATTGATCACGAAATATGTGGAATGATGAAAACAAACTAATTCGAACAGTGATGCATCAGTAACAATTGAAAATCGGAAATATGAAATGGAAGTACCGTCCATACCATatataatatcatcaataaaCAACAATTACATGATAATAACTATATTAATATGAGTAACATAATCACATAGCAATAAATTGACAATATGTCTATAAAAACATGTAACAAGTTAATATCAATGTATAATTCATTAAGTAGGCATGCACAATTGCACAAGCACACTGACAATTTATAAAAATCAACCGCGCATGATACAAATACTCAAGCTGAAAATAATCCCCTACTACAGCTCAAAGATCAATATGGTCGTCCATACCACTAGGATCACTGTCAATATATTTGTTTTCTCAATCATAGTGGTTATGGTTTTTGCACTCTATGTCCTTGTCATTCTTTAGTTTTGCATACAGAATTATGGGATATTCCCTCCGTcccaatttataattcgtttgtcTTTTTTTGTTAAGTTTGAATGACTTGTCTTATTtaatttttttagaaaaaaatgaAAACTATGAAGCCATATTTAAAGTATATTATATGTTAAACAATATCACATGAAAAAATAATAATTATTATGAATATACATTGGAATGGTGGGAGTATCATTTTGCATATGGAAATATAGGATACATCGTGTGGACAGGGCAGTGGACCTGTAACAACATAAAAATGAGGTATACCGTATTTGTATACGATATAATCGTGTATTAATATGAGATATACGAAAATGATCAAGATATGGCCTAAACTGTTTTTGTTCCGTTTTTGTttttctcttcccatttttcGTACTGTTTTGACATTTGTCCAAAAATATGAAATCGAGCGAGACAAATTTAATCGGTGTGGATTTTTTCCAACCATTTACATCCCGAGAGAATTCCCTCGCTGCCATATAAATTTATAATAATCCCTTTAAAACTATAGATTTCTCTCGTTACTGCCGTTTATAATTTTGTATCCTTCATTGTTAAACTATCTCTAACATCTCACATATATTTATACCTATATTTAAATTATAGTTTACGAATATTACAGTCTACAGTGCAGAACAGTGTATAAACAGTATTTTAGACAAACTATAAGTAAACTGATGAGCACGGTTTTAATATAATTTTATAGGTAAGTTTTATTATCTCGATTATCATTCATATAGATAATTTATTCTTTGAAATTTCATTCAGAGAACAAAGTACCGCTATAAAATGCTTTCTTCTAATCTCGCAGATCCTGTCCCTGTCTAGTGCGTACTGTGGCAACACCGCAACAGTGGCCCATAACTCTACTACTGCGGGTTCTAGACTAGAGGCGAGAGTGCGCCTGCCTTTCGCTTTTTGCAGCCGTTTCGGTACCACTTTGTCGAGCACGGAAAAGGGGCATGGTGCTACTGTGCTGTGTATCAGTGGTCTTTTTTCCAATAATTACAGCGATCTCCTTTTTTTTCACCTTCCTTTCGCCGTTATTCGGACCTGTTTGTTTCGGTTGCTTTTGACGATTTTTTTTTATAATATGGCTTATGAAGACAATTTAAGTATCATGAATATTATGTGTGAAGAAAGTTAAAAGAGTTTATAGGGTTTAGAAAGTGACGGTTTAATAGTATGTTTGGTTCGCTGACTAACTTGTCATATTTTg
This genomic window contains:
- the LOC109945322 gene encoding cyclin-dependent kinases regulatory subunit 1-like; the protein is MGQIQYSEKYFDDTYEYRHVVLPPEVTKLLLKNRLLSENEWHAIRVQQSRGWVHYVIHRPELHIMLFRRRINYQQQQEAVAAQMLAK